From Cyprinus carpio isolate SPL01 chromosome A7, ASM1834038v1, whole genome shotgun sequence, a single genomic window includes:
- the LOC109073503 gene encoding uncharacterized protein LOC109073503 gives MATANEKDTVWIGFMDIVPVIGKVKEAVELVLALYEGNKAVIKEKEKAVENIVKKMTKSAAFPADKSAAFPADKTAAAAAEFSGLGNVREVRMEMVIVHLAQAFTRGKKVQTSAEQKSEQKDRQKKMEYIKKDMLEKIHMIDPNFNEELKEELRRSQRGEHVFNNNILKFHCKVLDDFIQEQNIDNLQRYNPQEMDTLRRQTLTQNAEEEIQTNMVVHFGEDEFYVNANAVIYGVYCRALRGALLNVLRHINPGEVAEEKRHWVNFVINTMNNYEIYVDQMAKVRWIANIETRRARFERVKQEVVTMYNTDRGYDWCISILHEVAGLFEHRQ, from the exons ATGGCCACTGCGAATGAAAAAGACACAGTGTGGATCGGGTTCATGGATATCGTTCCGGTCATCGGGAAGGTTAAAGAGGCAGTGGAGCTGGTGCTGGCTCTGTACGAAGGGAATAAAGCGGTGataaaggagaaagagaaggccgttgaaaacattgtgaaa AAGATGACTAAATCAGCAGCATTTCCAGCTGATAAATCAGCAGCATTTCCAGCTGAtaaaacagcagcagctgcagctgaATTTTCTGGACTCGGAAATGTGAGAG agGTCAGAATGGAAATGGTTATTGTACATCTGGCCCAAGCTTtcacaaggggaaaaaaagttcaAACTTCAGCTGAGCAGAAAAGTgagcagaaagacagacagaaaaaaatggaGTACATTAAGAAAGACATGTTAGAAAAGATCCATATGATCGATCCAAACTTCAATGAGGAGCTGAAGGAAGAACTGAGAAGGTCACAAAGAGGCGAACATGTCTTCAACAATAACATTCTTAAATTTCATTGCAAAGTGCTAGATGATTTTATACAAGAACAAAATATTGATAATCTACAAAGATATAATCCGCAGGAAATGGATACATTACGCAGACAGACACTTACCCAAAATGCAGAAGAAGAAATTCAGACAAACATGGTGGTTCACTTTGGTGAGGATGAATTCTATGTGAATGCAAATGCAGTGATATATGGTGTATATTGCAGAGCACTGCGTGGTGCTTTGTTAAATGTGCTGCGCCACATAAACCCAGGTGAGGTGGCAGAAGAGAAGAGACATTGGgtgaattttgtcataaatactATGAATAACTATGAAATCTATGTGGACCAAATGGCAAAGGTCCGTTGGATTGCCAATATAGAGACTAGACGGGCCCGGTTTGAACGGGTAAAACAGGAAGTTGTGACCATGTATAACACAGATCGTGGGTATGACTGGTGCATTAGCATTCTGCATGAAGTTGCAGGTTTGTTTGAACATAGACAGTGA